The DNA segment CCGAACCAGCCGTACGGGTCGTACGGCACCGGGCAGCAGCCGCAGGTGCCGTCGCACCCCTCGGACGACGGCGGTTACCCCGGCGGCGACGGCTATTCCGGCGGCGACGGCTACGGCGGGTACGACCCGGGGTACGACCCCTACGGAACCCAGAGCCCGCAGAGCCAGGGGCACGGGGGGAATTCCGGGTACGACCCCTACGGGCAGGCCGCGAGCAGCGGACAGCAGCCCCGGGTCGCCGAGCAGACCGCGCACATCCCCCAGCAGGCACGCCCCCAGGACCCGCCCCGGCACAACCCCTACGCGGAGCTCGCGAGCGACGACGCGGACGACGGGCACGCGACGGGCGAACCGGACTACCACACCGAGCAGTTCGCGTTCGTGGAGGAGCCGGACGGCGACTCCGAGGACGTCATCGACTGGCTGAAGTTCACCGAGAACCGCACCGAGCGCCGCGAGGAGGCCCGCCGCCGCGCCCGCAGCCGGCTCGTCGCCCTCGGCGTCGTCCTCGCCCTCGTCGCGGCCGGCGGCGTCGGCTATCTCTGGTACGCCGGGAAGCTGCCCTTCCTGTCCTCCTCAGGCGCCGGCGGGGGCGCGGCGGTGGCGGCCGGTGCCCAGAAGCGCGACGTGATCGTGGTCCATCTGCACAACACCGGCAAGCGCGGCACCTCCACCGTGCTGCTGGTGGACAACACCACCACGAAGCGCGGCAGCACCGTCCTGCTGCCCAACTCCCTGGCGCTGACCGACGACGACGGTTCCACCACGACGCTCGCCAAGTCGGTGGACGACGACGGCTCCTCCGGCACCCGCGACCAACTGGACACCGTCCTCGGCACCAACATCCAGGGCACCTGGCGGCTGGACACGCCCTACCTGCAGAACCTGGTCGACCTCGTCGGCAACATCGACATGGACACCAATGTCGACGTGCCCGACCCGGACAGCAAGAAGAAGGGCGCCGAGCCGCTCGTCTCCAAGGGCGCCGACCAGACCCTCAGCGGCAAGATGGCCGTCGCCTACGCCACCTACCGGGCCCCCGGCGAGTCGGAGAACGCCCAGCTGGAGCGGTTCGGGCAGGTCATGCAGGGCGTGCTGCGCAAGATCTCGACCGACGCCTCGGACGCCACGGTCACCGTGCAGAGCCTCGCGCAGATCCTCGACCCCTCGCTCACCGACAAGGACCTCGGCACCTTCCTGGCCAAGCTCGCGGGCCTCGCCAAGGAGGGCGACTACAAGACGGCCCTGCTGCCGGTGCGGCCGGACGG comes from the Streptomyces sp. SUK 48 genome and includes:
- a CDS encoding LCP family protein; translated protein: MNDRYDAGQYEIVGYDEYGQPVYRQVPAQQAPGGSYDPYAQQQGYGYDPYGTGASQPNQPNQPNQPYGSYGTGQQPQVPSHPSDDGGYPGGDGYSGGDGYGGYDPGYDPYGTQSPQSQGHGGNSGYDPYGQAASSGQQPRVAEQTAHIPQQARPQDPPRHNPYAELASDDADDGHATGEPDYHTEQFAFVEEPDGDSEDVIDWLKFTENRTERREEARRRARSRLVALGVVLALVAAGGVGYLWYAGKLPFLSSSGAGGGAAVAAGAQKRDVIVVHLHNTGKRGTSTVLLVDNTTTKRGSTVLLPNSLALTDDDGSTTTLAKSVDDDGSSGTRDQLDTVLGTNIQGTWRLDTPYLQNLVDLVGNIDMDTNVDVPDPDSKKKGAEPLVSKGADQTLSGKMAVAYATYRAPGESENAQLERFGQVMQGVLRKISTDASDATVTVQSLAQILDPSLTDKDLGTFLAKLAGLAKEGDYKTALLPVRPDGTLTAQTSDSVVKDILGGTAKSPDAGSAVRVSVQNATGVKDDTEQARVVLLNGGFTFLEGGSGGSRATSKVVYQDASDKQNATEVAKTLGLPAGSVGKGPVSSGADVSVVLGQDYKPSGS